The Calothrix sp. PCC 7507 DNA segment TGACTTGGTGATTTGCGATATTCTGATGCCAGATATGGATGGTTATAGTGTGCTGATGACTCTGCGCCAAAATCCTCTGACTGCAGTGATTCCCTTCATTTTTCTCACGGGTATTGATACTAAGGCTGATGTTCGCAAAGGTATGGAGTTGGGTGCAGATGACTATATTACCAAACCTTCTACTGTTGAGGAATTGCTGAGAGCGATCGCTGTGCGACTAGAAAAGCAAGCTCTCCTCAATGACTGGTATACTCATAACTCTCATCCAACTTCATCGGTAGTTTCTGAATCTATTTTTCCCTTCGTTCCCCAACTCAAAGACGTTTTCGATTTTATCGAAGCTAATTATCGTCAAGGAATTACTTTGTCTGATGTGGCTACTGCAGTTGGTTATTCATCGGCTTACTTGACACATAGAGTCGCTGAAAAAACAGGAGATACTGTCAACGGCTGGATTGTCCGCCGACGGATGGCTGCAGCACGCCCCTTACTTATGGATACTAGTCAGACAATTGAGCAGATTGCTTTAGCATTGGGTTATCAAAATGCTTGTCATTTTTCTCGCCAGTTTCGTCAACATCATGGATTACCTCCTAAAAATTGGCGAAAACAGCACCAGCTTTTGCAGGCTTCTAAAAATGCGAAGCGACAACTCATCAAAACTCGCACTATGGCTGGCGGTTATGTACCCCTAAGTTGCAGCTAATTTTCTTTGGGCTTTGTCCATTTTTGTACTAACAATTGCACTGCTAACGCCAGCAAGCCAATAGCGATGATTCCACATATCCCGGTTCCTAGCGCCACTATCCCGACAACTAGGGTGCGAACAGCGGAGGTAATCCTGATCACTAGCTGGTTATCTGAATGGATGGGTTTTGTGGCAAAATTTGTAGCGATCGCAATCATTATTGAATAAAGTGCATATCCCATTCCTCCAGACACAATCGCCCCAGCTATACAGCGTAAAGGAGTTGATTGTATTTGTCCTTGGGTATCTAGTTGGGGGGTTAAATTGGGGTCACTCATTGAATTGGGGATTGGGGATTGGGGATTGGGGATTGGGGATTGGGGACTGGGGACTGGGGACTGGGGCAGGGGGCAGGGAGAGTGGGGGAAGAACTAGGGTTTTGACTCTTGACTCTTGACTCTTGACTCTTGACTCTTGACTCTTGACTCTTAACTGTTAACTGTTAACTGTTAACTGTTAACTGAATCCCATGTGTAATTGTCCTAGTCACAAACAATTCTAAATCTTCGTCAGGAATTTCGTCTCTGACACGCAACTTAACTGCTTCGGCTTGCTGGTGAGATTCTACAAGCGCAAATACCGTGGGGCCAGAACCAGACATCATTGTTCCTAAAACACCTGCTTGCTTGGCAAACACTTCTCGCAGTTGCAGCACTTGGGGATACGCTGGTAATACCACTCGCTCTAAATCATTATGCAGTTTTTGGGCGATGTCTACTGCGTCTTTCTTTAAGATAGCTTTGACTATGGCTCCCGAATGAACTGCGTTAGCACGGGCTGCTAAATCTTTGGTATCTCTAATATAAGTATTACCAAATTGCTGTCGATAGGTCTTGTATGCCCAAGCTGTGGAAACTTCCAAGCTGCGGTATTTCCCTAACACTATATATATAGTATCTAAATTTGGTAAAGGAGAAAGTTGCTCACCTCTACCTGTAGCAATGACAGTTCCACCCGCCACACAAAAGGGTACATCTGAACCTAGTGTTGCTCCTAGTTCTTCTAATTCTGACTGAGTTAGCCCCAATTTCCATAATAAATCTATCCCCACCAACACCGCTGCGGCATTTGCGGAACCTCCAGCCAACCCAGCTGCTACGGGAATACGCTTTTTGATGGTAATCTCTACACCACCATATTTGCTGAAAGCATCTGGAAATTTTGCCACCATGAGTTCAGCAGCGCGGTATGCTAAATTACTTTTATCCGTCGGTACTTGTGGGTGTTCGCAATAGACGCGGATGCTGTCTGTGCTTGCAGCACGTACATCAATTTGGTCGGCAAGGTCAATACTTTGCAGTATCATTGCTAACTCATGAAATCCATCTGGACGGTCGCCGATGATTTCCAGATACAAGTTGATTTTAGCAGGGGCGATGAGGGTGTAGGAAGGCATATACAGTTATCAGTTATCAGTTATCAGTTACTTGTACTGAGCGCAGTCGAAGTATCAGGGTCAGTCTGTTCACTGTTAACTGTTCACTGTTAACTGATTACTGAGAGTAACCCATTGCTGGACGCTGAGGTCTTCGGCGCGGACTTGGGGGTTGATGTTTAATTGTTGGAGTAAGTGTGTCAGGCGATCGCGTTCAACTGTTGATTGTAGATTATTTCGTAACATTTTCCGCTTGGCTGCAAACCCTAATTTGATTAAACTTTCTAATTTTCGGGGGTCAAGTGCGGGGGTTTCTATTTGTCGCGGACGTAATCGCACGACTGCGGAATCGACTTTTGGTGCTGGGTAAAATGCTGCGGCTGGAACTGGACAAATTAACTCGCAATCAGCTAAATATTGCACCCTGACACTCAAAGCTCCAAAAGCTCTTGATTCTGGTTTAGCATACAACCTTTCTGCTACTTCTTTTTGTACTAATAATACTATGGAATCAAATGGTTCTAGATTGGGATTACTGATTGTACCCAAGAGTTTTTCGATGATTGGTCCGGTGATATTGTAGGGAATATTAGCGACAACTTTATTTTGCTTTTGGAATTTGGGAAATGCTGTTAACTGTGATGGTGAATCTAATGTGAGAAAGTCGCCTTGTAACAGCAAAAAATTTTCTTTTTTACCGAGTTGCTTGGCGAGTAATTGACATAAATCGCGGTCTATTTCCACTGCGACTAAAGATTGTACTAAGGGTAATAAACGACGTGTAAGAATGCCGGTTCCTGGTCCGATTTCCAAGATGCGGTCATCTGATGTACACCCCGCCGCCTTGACTATCGCGTCGAGTACCTTTTCACTTTTGAGCCAATGCTGGGCAAAGTGCCTGCGCGGTTGAACCATCTATTATCCTCTCTATATAAAGGTTTTAACTTCTCGCAGAAAATTCGTTTCTTACTTTTTGCTTACTTTTAAAGTGCGTTTTTTAGGGCATTTTGCCCAAATGCATCTTGACATATAAGTAATTGCATGATAACGAAGTAAGCATTTATTTTGGTCAGGGCAGATAGTCCACCCCAGTTATACCAATCAAAACAGGTTCTTAAATTCAGCAAAAATCAAAACAATACACCCGAATAAAAACCATAGCTAATGCATTCTAGTGAAGAGGAATTATAGTAACATATATATCGACAACCAAACACTGTTGGGTTGGTTCACCAAAAAGACTAGCGGCAATGAATTTGGTGAGTATCTGCCAGATGAAGAAGCACAGTTACAAGAAGAGAGTATTCGGATTCGAGCTAGTAACGACAAAGAAGCACAAGAAAAATGTGAGCAAGAATCTGAACCATACAACGGCATAGACACTACTGCTTAACCAACAGAAAAAGACAAAGAGTACGATTGTAAATTCAAATTCTGGTCTTAATTATGAATCCAATACTTTATGCTGACTGGGATGAAAACCCCATCAGAATACAAGCTATTAGTCATCAAATGCCATCTGCGCCTAACCTACCACTTTCAGGTGGTTGTACAACTAGAATGCCACTAGAAAGGTTCCTCAAAGAACTTGAACGTGATCTTAAAAATCAAACAGGAAAGTATTATGTCCGCGTGAGAGGATGTGACGATTCCGAAGATGAGGCAAACATCTACACTTTAAAAACTTGGCAGGTATGCCGTCCAGATGATGGCACTTATGAAGCAGTAGTCATCTTATATTATGCACCTATTAATACTTACCTCACTCTCAAGAAGCATTTTGGCGACGAAGACGCTCAAGCATATCTTGACCAAATTGCGGCTAGAAGCGCAGCTATTACCGCACTGACAGATGCTTTGGATTAAATAACTAGACAAGATGCGATCGCTAATATTGAATCAAAATATATGATTAAATCCACGTAGTTCGTAGGGTGTGTTATGCCGGAGGCTAAAGCGCCGTCCGAGATTTTCGGTGCCGTACTCTCACCGTTAAGGCACCCTCCTAGATAAAAGCCAATTTGTGTGTACACCGTAGGTAATCGCGGAGGAGTGCCGCAACTTGGACTTTTTTAACACGATATACATTTTCCATTAAGAGCGCTATACAATGTCATTGCGAGGAACGAAGCAATCGCAATAGCTGGAATTACTACAATACAAAATTATTCAACTACTCGGAAATTACCATTTGTACCGTTGTATATTTAGGCATGGAAAAATCTGTAGCCACTTAAATATGTTATGCCAGATACACCTTCAGATAGCATTTGGATTGTCACCGACGACACCCATCAAATATCGATTCCCGACGGAACTAGAGGCGGGATTTCCAGAGGTGGTGACTGGGGAGACGAAACCAGGGAAAGTACTGGTAGCAAAAGCGTAGGAGATGCAGTTAAAGTCAGCGCGCAAAAATTAGAGCAAGAAATGACTCACTTTCTGCAAGTAGTAGGACGCTTATTCAGCCGCGCAGAACAGCAGGCTCAAGTTAACTCTGGAATGCAGTTATCAGAAATTGAGCTATCGGTAGAAATTAGTGGCGAGGGAGAAGTAAAGTTAATTGGCAATGGTGCAAAAGCTGGGGGGAAAGGAGCAATTAAGCTGACATTCAAACGCCAAGAATCAAAATGAGATAGCGATCGCATTAACCAGTTATGATCATGCCATCAGTAAGGTATAGGTGCAAATCGCAAAGCCCGTAGGGGTGGGGTTTCCCCACCCTTGATTGTTTGGAAGTAATCAAGCTAACCAAGAATCAAAATGAAATGGCGAAAAATTGGGCGATGCCTTCGGCAACCCGAAGCGGGAACGCGATCGGCATAAACCAGTATGATTTACTGCAACCGCTAAAATATGCCAAGCGGGATGCACTGTTGCTCATCGACACCATTATCGACAACAGCAACGCCCAAGAAAATATTGTCGATTTTTTCCCAGGTGATGATTTACTTACACCAATTCAACGCAGACGAGGTTTACCAATTGGCAATTTAACAAGTCAATTCTTTGCCAATATTTACCTCAATAGTTTTGACCACTTTGTTAAAGAAAAATTAAAAGCCCAAAAATACATCCGCTATGTTGATGATTTTGCCCTATTTGCCGATGACCACAATTTTCTAGCAAATGCTCGTCTAGCAATAGAAGCATATTTAGCAACTTTAAGATTAAAAATTCATCCTGTTAAAAGTCAGTTATTTGAAACTAAACACGGAGCTAACTTTTTAGGTTTTCGCATCTTACCAAATCGAATTCGCGTGCGGACAGAAAACCTCCGGCGAGCGCGACGCAGATTAAAACAAATGCAAATTGATTATGCTCATGGTAAAATTAGCCAACAACAAGTATCGCAAAGATTACAAAGTTGGGTAGCACATTTAAATCATGGCAATACCCAACGGTTGCGAAGAAAGATATTCGCTACTCTCGTATTTGCGAGAGAGTGAAGAAGGGATAGGCACTTCCGACTGCTGCGTGGTGGTTCTTGGAACAACAACCCAGAAAACTGTCGCAGTGGGAACCGTAACAACAATATCGGTTTTCGCGTCGTTCTTGTTCTCGCGTGAGCGCTCCCCAAAGTCAGAACTGATAAATGGGAATTTATCGGGTGTACATCAGGGAGTCCAGACCTGTTCCCGTGGGGAAGGCGACAACCTCCGAATATCAAACTGAGTCGGATAGCTTGGTAGGTTGCAAAACCGAATAATTGTCCGGCTCAATCAAAATCCCCTGTAAGAAATGGGGCAAAACAGAATTTTTGAACAAAAAATATGAACGATTCTATTACGGGTTAACCACAAAATAACTCATAATATGATGAAACTTCCTAATCCTCAACACGCTTAACGGGTGACAAGGTGGCTCAAGATGAGATGTGGTAAGAATTTGAGAAAATAAGGTGGTAAAAAAATAGGGGGAAGTAAACCCCCACAAAAAATAAAATGTTACCACAATCATATCAAACTATCTTCCGCAAGCACTTGAGTGAACAGCAGTATCTGACACTGGAGTTATTGTTGTTACTGATACAAGCTCATCGACAAGTAAAGCTGTCAACATTGGCCAGCTTATTTCCGCAAGCAATTACATATGAAAGTCGAAAACGCAATCTACAAAGATTTTTAGTGGTAGGTAATCTCTGCGTGAAATTATTGTGGTTTCCCCTGATCAAATATTGGATCAGACAACAGAGAACAGGACATAAATTAAATCGAGAACAGCGACGTTATTTCGATAAGAAAAAGCATCAAAAATATGGTTATTGGATGGTGGCACTGGATAGAACTCAGTGGAAAGGGCGGAATGTATTTATGGTGACATTGGTATGGGGTACTCATGCCTTACCACTATATTGGGAAACATTAAATCATGTGGGAAACAGTAATTTACAAACGCAAAAACGATTGATAAATACGGCGATGAAGCTGTTGAAAAAATGTCGAGTTGTGGTGTTGGCAGACAGAGAATTTCATAGTCCTAAACTCGCTAAATGGCTTGATGATCAAGGAATCTACTTTGCTTTACGTCAGAAGAAAGACCTTCACTTCCAGTCACAACCAGGACTTGAATATCAGGTACTTAAAGACCAAGGTTTTCAGCCAGGAATGTCAAAGTTTTATGTGGGCGTTAAATGTGGTAAAGCGGATGAATTGGGTTTATTTAACATCGCTGTTTATTGGAAAAGGAAATATCGCAATAATGGCTCAAAACAGCCTTGGTACATCTTGACGAATTTACCAACTCTTCAACAAACTTTATGCCTCTATCGCTGCCGATGGGGGATTGAGCAATTCTTCAAAGATTGTAAGACGGGTGGTTATAACCTAGAAGATACCAAAGTGAATGAAACTCGTTTTTTAGCTTTAGTATTATTGATTGTAATTGCTTATAGTTTAGCTACAATGCATGGTCAACAGATGCAAAATCTAGGCATAGAAACTTATGCCGGACGTATTAAAGAACACAATGACCAGACCTCTCGCCACAGCGATTTTAGCTTTGCTCTTTACGGACAACTATGGATATATGGTATGGAATTATGGGCTGATTTAGCTCTCTTGTTAATGGCTCTCAAGCCTCACAAACGCCTATTTTTTCAACGTGGCTTTCAGGCTCTATCCCTTATGAAACAAGCGGTTTAGCCATGTTGTCACCCGTTAAGCTCAACACGCTATCGTTGAAATAGAAAAAATCGCCGGGTATTGTCTCAATCCAGAGCATCCAGAGGGAAAACACAAAGCTCGTGTATTCAAATCCGCCCTTAATTTAGATTTAAATGATGCAGAAGAACTACAAACTATACTTTTACAAGCAGTAGCTAATTATGATCAATCCCTGGTAAAAGTAATCCATACAGTCAAAAATATATCACCGATTTTCTCATTACTCGTGCCAACAAACAAGCCATGATTCAGAGTATTTGGATAGTACGAAATGATGAAAATTTCCCCCGCCTAGTCACCTGTTATGTAATCTAATCAGTGAGATAATAGCCATGAAATTATTAGATGTTGTTGCTCTAACCGAAGACTTACCAAAATTGGGATTGTACCGTGGTCAAGTAGGAACAATTGTAGATGAATATGAACATGAAGTCTTTGAAGTAGAATTCAGCGACTTAACAGGAAAAGCTTATGCAGTAGAAACTTTAAATACCAGTCAACTAATGGTTTTATATCACCAGCCAATTGGTGGAAAAACATTATTGGTTTAACTCTGATCTCAACTCAACCGATTCGCTTGTACCCAAGCACGGAAAGCTTTCATCGCCGCATTTCTCCCATCAATTTTACTCCGGGTTAAATATTCCGGAATAATTTCAGCAATTGGTAAACCAGGAAAAATACGACTGGTAGATTTTACATATTTACCCTCAACTAGAACATTAATTTCTAACTTAGTTCCATTCCAACGCCACAATTCTGGGACTCCCAACACTTCATAATTGTTGAAACGGGTGCGGGAGGTAATATCAATTTCAATGGCTAAATCTGGTGGTGGATCAACAGTTAAGTCAATTCTATCCTTACCTCGAACAGCGGCTTCATTTTGAATATAAAAACAATCATCAGGTTCTACCCCAGCAGCCATTTTTTCTTGGTCAAAAGTTGTAGAACCCAGACTCCAAAATTCCATATTGAGTTCTTCTAATAAAGCTTTGACAAAATCCCCAATAATAACTTTAGATACCTCATGTTCTGGTAATGGAGCCATGATTTCTAACACCCCTTGGCTGTAAGATACTCTCGCATTACGATTTTCTCCCAATTCTGCCAAAATATTTTTATATGCTGACCAAGAGATATCTTTAATCAATAACTGATGACCGACAGGTACGATTAGCTGGTTGAGTTGAAGTAACATGACTTTCTCGCTCCTAAAGTTAACCTAACTAGTAGTCTGTCAAGCACTAATTGACGGGTAATGCGAGCATCTTGCTCGCGTCGTGAGCGGGACGCTCACACTACAAACCCGTCAAAATCAATTTGACGCACTACTAGTAGTCTGTCCCATAGTTCGTAGTAAGCACTGAAGTGCTTAGAAATCAAGGACTAAAGTCCTTACTACAAACTTAACTGAAATTCTCGCAATATTCGCTTTGAGAGAGGTTGCATTGCAACCTCTCTACAGGGAGTTATGGGGTTTGAATTTGACGGCTTAAAATACTCATAACTTCACCTGAGTTGGTGGTTGGTAGCAATGGACTCCAGTCGCCAACACTGGCGTAGCCAATTACCTGTAGATAGTGAATGGTGCTGGTAACGGCTTTAGGAGAGCCAATTAGTAGATGTTTAATTGGTTCTCTTTGGGGAAATGAGTGTTTAAAAGACTGCTCTAGCTGGGATTGAGTGGACTTTTGGTGATCTACGAACTTTTGTATGTGTGCCATCATTGTATTTGTGATCCGGTTATCGGGTTTACATAAAGGCGATCGCTTTCTTCTTAGCGGGATTGGGCGATCGCCTTTATCATGCACTTATATTAAAGTATAATTTTATACCTGTCAAGCATAAATTTAAAAATTATTATTAATAATTCCCCAGTTTTAACAGAAATAAATTATGTGCAATTTATGTAATATTGGCAACACAATATAATAAAAATCTTCTGAGAAGTGAGCTATTTGATAATATAAAATATGGAGAGATAAAATGTACTCACCCCTACTCTACGTGAGACAAAAATCAGCAACAACTGATAACTGATATAGCGGTTTTCAGTCGAGTGCAATACAGTCTTCATCAGGGAGTCAGAATTCAGGAGAATTCAAGCCTTGACTACGCTCGGCTTTAATATTCTGGCTCCTGACTCCTTTGAGTCCGGGTGTATTTCATTCATCTGAGAATTGCTATAACTGCTCACTGACTAACAGGAATTTCAATGACAAATTCTGCCCCTTTTCCAGGTGTTGAATGACAAGATAACTTTCCTCGATGTTTGTCTACCACAATCTGATAACTAATAGATAGCCCCAATCCTGTACCTTTGCCCACATCTTTAGTAGTAAAGAAAGGGTCAAATAATTTTGACAGTATATTTTGGGGAATTCCTCGACCATTATCGGCAATGCGAATTGCTACCCAGCTACTATCAAGAATTTCAGTGCGAATACAAATTGAGGGATGATCAGTTGTTTTTCCGTTAACAACTGACTCTTCTAAAGCATCAATAGCATTACTAAGAATATTCATAAACACCTGATTTAGTTGACCAGGATAGCACGTGATAGGAGGAAGTTTCTCATACTCCTTAATCACGGAAATTTCCGGATGATCTGGTTTAGCTTTCAAGCGGTTTTGTAGAATCATCAGAGTACTATCAATACCTTCATGGATATCAACATCCTTCACTTCAGACTCATCAAGACGAGAGAAATTCCGCAACGACAGTACAATTTCACGAATCCGCTGAGTACCTAAGCGCATAGATTGAAGGAGTTTGATCAGGTCTTCTTTAAGAAAATTTAGGTCAATATCTGCAATTTCTGCTTGAATTTCTGTTGGGGGATTGGGGTAATGCTGTTGATAGAGTTCTATCAGTCGCAATAAGTCTTGAGCATATTCACTCGCTGGAATTAGATTACCATGAATAAAATTGACCGGATTGTTAATTTCGTGGGCAATACCTGCAACCATATTACCTATTGAAGACATTTTCTCACTTTGAATCAGTTGGGACTGAGTGCGTTGCAGTGCATACAAAGTATTTTCTAAATTTTGGGCTTGTTGTTGCAATTTTATCTCGGCTTGTTTGCGTTCAGTAATATCTGTTGATACACCTAAAATTTGCCGTATTGTACCATCATTATTACGCATGAACGGTGTTTCCCAATTGTATAACCAGCACCATTCACCATTCCCACGTCTTAACCGAAATTCATCTTTAAAGATGTCGCCATCATTAGCAGTAAGGATTTTTTGATGATGAGATTTCAACTTATCTACATCGTCTGGATGTAGAATATGAGCAATCAAATTTGCTCCCATCTGTTGCATTTCTTCAGGGGAATAATCAAGAATAATTGCCAGTTCTTGATTCACATAAACGTTGCGACGTTCTTCGAGGTCGAAGATGTAAAGAATATTGGGAGAAGAATCGGCAACACGTTGAATAAAGTGTTGGCTGGCTTTAAGTTCTTCTTCTGCTTGCTTACGTTCTGTGATGTCTATGACTGTGACAATAAGTTGAGAAATTTGTGAAGTACTATTCCACAGAGGTGTGATATTTATCTCCCACCAAGTTTCCTGGCCATTAGCCCAGAAAGATTCCTCAAATAACATCGTCTTGCCAGAATTAACGCATTCACGGTAGCGTTGACGATAAAGATGTGCCATATCAGCAGGTAGTGCCTCTGCCAATATTTTTCCGAATAAAGGTTCCAAAGGCATGGGACTGGCTTTGATAATGGCGGGATTGAAGTTAAGAAAACGAAACTCTGTGCCATTGTCTAAAACATCTAGAACATAAATGCCATAGTCCACGCCTTCCCAAATGCTTTGCAAAAACTGTGCCTGTTCTTGCAGTCGTTGCTCTGCTAGTTTGCGATCGCTCAACGCAGCTTGCTGTTCGCTAATATCAAATAAATAACCATGCCAAATTACCTCACCATCTGGCTGACGTTCTGGCCTAGCAAATCCCTTCACCCATTTATGCTGGCCAGAGGGAGTGACAACCCGCCAGTCATGTTCATAATCTTGCAGAGTTTGGGCAGAGTGAGCAATTGCTGCCTGTACACCTGGAATATCCTCTGGATAAATATAAGCAAAGGTGATCAACGCATCTTTTTGTATCTGTTCTGGCGCTAGTCCTAGAACCTCTCGTGAACCAGAAGAAACATAGGAAAAGTGCAATGTACCATCAAGTTTGAGACTAAGTTCATACATCATCCCTGGAACATTATCTGCTAGTCGCTGGAACCGAGCTTCACTTTGACGCAATGCTGCTGTGCGTTCCTCAACTTTGGCTTCTAACTCTTCATTCAAGCATTTGAGGGCTGCCTCTGCTTGCTTACGAGCAGTAATTACCTCAGCGAAAATGATGATACCCCCAACCTCGCCAGAGTCTTCGTACCAAGGATGTATCTCCCACTTCACCCAATCGACTGTCCCATCTACGCGAGGAAAAATATCTTCTTCACATTTTTCGATATTTCCTGCCAAACAACGTTGGTGAATTTCCTGCCAATGCTTAGTCTGTGGGAATACCTCATAACTAGAACGACCGATAAATTCCTGGTTATCCAAGCCGTAATCTTCTCGCCAGCGGCGACTTACTTGTAGGTAGCGCATTTGACGGTCAAAGATAGCGATCGCAGCTGGCGTGTATTCTATAAATAACCGCATCTGCTGTTGGTCATTTTTCCAGGTGGTTGCAGATTCAGCACTTTCCCAACAAGCAACAACCTGACGTAATTCTATTAGTTCCTGTTGTAAGGAATTATAAGTATTTATATCTAGAGTAATAAGATTACCAACCATAGTTGCTTCACTTGCCAGCTAGGGACTTGAAGTTAACTTCAGTATCTATTTTTCCCAATTACATCCAGCAAACAACATTATAGGTGGTCAGTTATCAGTTACCCCCTACGTGTATTTCAGAAATCAAATATGAGTCCTATAAGTAAGTCGGCACAAAAAAACCAAACTATGTGAAGAAAAGTAACCGAAGCTCAAACCCAATTCCCTCCTGAATTCTGGCTCCTGTATTCTGTCTTATCTCAATGATAATTATTGACGCCTAGTTACTTGTATCAGTCTGTTTACCTTTCCCTAACTCAACAACTCACCTAATTGATGTTGAACCAACAACCCTTTAATTGTGGCATTCTCAGCTTTGAGAGCAATATTCTCAGCTTCCAACTCACTAATTCTCGCCTTCAAAGCTTCCTTTGTCGTACCTTGTCTGTGAATCACAACCTCTCGATAAATTTCTAAATTCGCTTCCTCATTCATCCATCTTTGATAAGTCTTTGTATGCTCTTGCACACTATGTCCCATATAGTCAGCCATCGTTTTAATGGGAACTTTTAAGCGATGTCCACGTATCGCATAAGCATGACGCAAATCATAAGGTCTAAAGCCAATATCAGTATTTCTAAATCTAATATGAAGTTTTGCTGTTTTATTACTCAGCGTTCCTGCGTTATGAGGTAATTTTACATTCTTTAAATCAAATAATTCTACCCAATGAGGATATAATGGTGGAACCCCACAACTGCGCTCACCAGTCTTAGTACCATCTGTCAAACTCGGATTTAAAGTTATTAAATGAAAAGAATTTGCTGAGTCGAGAAATGCTGGTATATCGATAGCGAATAATTCATGTGGTCTTAAGCCATAAGTAGCTAACATACCATACACCCACTGCCATTGTTCAGGTTGGGTAAACTTCTCTTTACTAGTATACGCTGATAATGGCATCCCAATTTTACTAAATCCTTGAATAACTTCCTCATCTAATGGTACTTTGCGAAAGCTGGGATGAGGTTTAGGAGTAGCATAAGCATTAATTATTTTCAACCCATTAATATCGCAAAAATCGCAAAACTTTTTGAGTTGCCACACTA contains these protein-coding regions:
- a CDS encoding PAS domain S-box protein → MVGNLITLDINTYNSLQQELIELRQVVACWESAESATTWKNDQQQMRLFIEYTPAAIAIFDRQMRYLQVSRRWREDYGLDNQEFIGRSSYEVFPQTKHWQEIHQRCLAGNIEKCEEDIFPRVDGTVDWVKWEIHPWYEDSGEVGGIIIFAEVITARKQAEAALKCLNEELEAKVEERTAALRQSEARFQRLADNVPGMMYELSLKLDGTLHFSYVSSGSREVLGLAPEQIQKDALITFAYIYPEDIPGVQAAIAHSAQTLQDYEHDWRVVTPSGQHKWVKGFARPERQPDGEVIWHGYLFDISEQQAALSDRKLAEQRLQEQAQFLQSIWEGVDYGIYVLDVLDNGTEFRFLNFNPAIIKASPMPLEPLFGKILAEALPADMAHLYRQRYRECVNSGKTMLFEESFWANGQETWWEINITPLWNSTSQISQLIVTVIDITERKQAEEELKASQHFIQRVADSSPNILYIFDLEERRNVYVNQELAIILDYSPEEMQQMGANLIAHILHPDDVDKLKSHHQKILTANDGDIFKDEFRLRRGNGEWCWLYNWETPFMRNNDGTIRQILGVSTDITERKQAEIKLQQQAQNLENTLYALQRTQSQLIQSEKMSSIGNMVAGIAHEINNPVNFIHGNLIPASEYAQDLLRLIELYQQHYPNPPTEIQAEIADIDLNFLKEDLIKLLQSMRLGTQRIREIVLSLRNFSRLDESEVKDVDIHEGIDSTLMILQNRLKAKPDHPEISVIKEYEKLPPITCYPGQLNQVFMNILSNAIDALEESVVNGKTTDHPSICIRTEILDSSWVAIRIADNGRGIPQNILSKLFDPFFTTKDVGKGTGLGLSISYQIVVDKHRGKLSCHSTPGKGAEFVIEIPVSQ